The Carassius auratus strain Wakin unplaced genomic scaffold, ASM336829v1 scaf_tig00008058, whole genome shotgun sequence DNA window TTACCATATTCTCTATATTACCAGACTGAATGCAGACGAGATGCTCCAGATGAATAGGGGACTTACCCAGCTGATTTATTAGAAATTGCAAactttgtttatattaaaatttttctgaaatgttatgtttaaatatacaaatgagGCTTTATCTTATTAAATATGTGCTACATTGTATACATTTCTAgaacaaaaatctaaacattgaAGCAAAGTTCAAAAATCTTGTTTCATTCTATTGACAACTGAACTgcgatgatgacatcactgaattcagttgctttgacacaatctttttctgtttaaagcgctgtataaataaaagtgacttgacttatCCAAAATCCCTTTGACTCTAAtatctctttttatcactccataaatcagaaaatactgtcaacagattgaaaacaaatacattttcactattttctaggaaaaatgttttgtataaaagtatgcaatttttttatttttaaattattatacgTTATTCATAAATGTTATTCATAGTACTTCAACTGTGAACTTTTCACAAAAATCTAAACTTCTTACCTGTAATAAACACAGGAAACCGAACAGAGGCATTCTGGATCTGGAGTCTAGTCAAACAGAAAAGGTAGTCGGGTCGGTCCCGTGACATGACATCACAGTCATGATAGGGCAAGACCTCGACTATGCCAGCTTTCTGACAGCAATCAATAAACTGCTGCTTCCTACTTCCCTCAAGACTGGACCTGTTGGGGAGATTAGAGGAAAGTGAGACTCTGCCAACAACTAAGTAAGCAAATACTAACTAACTGTAGCTTTTGTATAAACACAAAAGGGGACAGTCCTTGAAGGCCCTCACATCCAGATACCTTGCATTTTCCCGAAGTCTGCGACTGTCTCTGTAGTGCAGAAACCATTTCCATTTCCCTAGCTTGTCTAACTCCTCCAGGATCCCAACAACTTTTTTCATGTCGTCTTCATATCAATTTgacaaaataaagttaaatgaaaatgtcattatgTAGCAGTAAAACAACATGCATAATTTGTGTAGCAACCTGATCAGTACCTAGAGTAAGTGTGTCGAGAGCCAATTCATCACATACTATAAAGCCTCCCTTAGCAAAAAGCTCTTGGTGAGTGAGGTTCACCACGTCATCGGGTCGGTCAATGCCAGCAAACAGGACGCTGGGCAACTTCTTCAATTCCAGCAAATAAGGTACCTGGTTAAATAGAAAAGCATTCAGAAGCCAACCTCAATTAAACAAGTAGTTCACAAATTTTCAGCTTAACATTTGTTACTGAGGAATTAACACTAgtgctttaaaataattttgtgctTTACTCATTCACTTACCTTACATATGTGCTCTGCAATGTCCTCATTCCTTAGTATAATAAGCAAAGGGGCCTGATCGTCACCATTGAGGTCAAACTCATCTGGCTCAACTGCTATGTGGCCCTCAATCTCCAAAAGGTTCTACGAATCAGAGAAATTCACATGAAAATCTTTTCAATGTTTTGGACCACTTTCTAAGATTCTTCTAATTCATTAACTTTCTTACCTTGGTTTCCTCAAAGAAGGTATCTGTTGATGTGACAAGGATATAGAACCTGTACTTAATCTTAGATGCTTGCTTCACAGTAGATTTCAGATTGTCAAAAACTTCTTTCTTGACACGCCCGCGGAATCTAGGACAATGGCTAACACTCTCTTGATCAAACTTCCTCTTTCTTGTCTGAGCAGGACGAGGGAGAGTCTTCCCACTGCAGACATCGTTTATCATGGACTTGTATGTAAAAGCGCATTGCTCTGTTATTTCTGATATCTCAGAGAACTTAACGTCATTGCTCTTTTCACAGAAAGGTCTTTGGAGAGGTTTATGGATTCTCACTATTTCCCTTGTCTCTGTCCTGTCGGACATGTCCACTTTAATCTTGAAATCTGTAAGAGATTGCTGTGCTTTACAAAGTTCAACGGAATTCTCTACTTCACTGGAATTTGAAAACTGAACAGTCATGGGACATGTAGCCGGGTCAGGATTTGACCTACAGCTTGATGTGGTACTGGCAGAGCTCTTAGTTTCTTTGAGAACCCTTTCAATATTTTCAGAAAAGATGAGGTACTCGAGATCAAGTGCAGACCGGGTCACGTTAGCCTTCCTTCGTTGTTCTTGCCAGTCATTAAAAGAGTCTTCAAGTCCTTTAGTTAAATTACCTCCATCAAAAGATGGTTTCATGGTGGGAGAGTTACTGAATGTAACACGGTTTCCTTTCCTGTCCAAAATGGTGACAATAGACGAGAGTGGAATGTCAAATTTGTCATCTCTGTCACTCGCATCTAACAGCTGACTGCAAGTCGCCTCCCTTCTGAAGTACCTGCGCCAGTCAAATTGCTGCTTGCTTGGCTTAACATGTGGAAAGGAACCAACTGTGACCGACCTAGCTGGCTTTGTTTGATACGTTTCAAAGGATGACATTTTTTGGATGCTGTCGGAACAGTCTTTGTCATTCCACTCAGCATTTTGATTGAAGTCACCTGGGAATTTGCTTTTTCTAGACTTCTTCTTTGAACTTCGGTCTATTTCCATCTCAGAGTCTGCAGTACAAGTAACCTTTATTGGGCATTTGAAAGATAGAGGGTCCGATTTATAATTCTCTTCTGCCCAACAATAGTCATCAGTCTCTTTCTTTGCACGTTTTTTGTGCTTGTAGGAATACTCACGTTCATATGTGATATACTTAGAGCAACTGGGTGGAAAATTGTCTCCACCAGAGTGGTTTTCACATGGGTACGATTGGTGATCAATGGATTCCTCTGTTTGATATTCCTGCCACGGTATATCTTCATCAGATCTGTGGTAATATCCATGCAAATCGTCTCTGTAATAGAGTTCAGAATCATTTAGAGATGCACCGTCTATGAAGTTACGGGTCTCATCATCTTTTTGTTGAGATGTGGGATAAAGTCTGTGCCTTAACGCAAAAGGGTCCTCACTGGGTGAATGCTCAGTAGTTAATGCATATTTATCTTTAAAATCCATTGTGCCAGGGTATTTACTTCTCTTCCACCTTTGATTGTCACTGTGGATTTTTTCATAATGTCCAGTAAAGTCAGATAATGGTGTCATGGTAGAAACATTTTGGTGAGGGCTTACAGGACTTTTAGGTGGCAACATATCAGAGTGATCAGTGTTGTCTGGATAGTAAAGGTCCCTATTCATATCCACTTCCCTGAATCCTTTGTTTATTTCTGGATAACATGGAATTTCATCTTGAGTGGGAGTAGAGCAAATACTGTTTACCTCCGCTTCTGAGGGTTTGTTGATTGTCAAGGCTTGACGAGCAACTGCTTCATTACGAATGAAGTCAGTTGTGGTATTCGGGGTTGATGCACAAATTTTGGGGGACAGGCATTCTTTGTACGTTTCTATGATTTGGTCTTTACAACAACCTTGACTTTGTGTTTCATTCTCGTCAACGAGTGTGTCACCCTCACCAGTGACTTCAGGTAGATCTTGCTGGCCTAAATCTCTTTCGTCATCATTTTCTGAATGACTCATATCTATTTTGGTGGGTTCAGCATTACTTGTTGGTTTTGACACAGCCTGGCAAATGTCAAGAGCTTCTTGTTGGACGACTATACTCTGCTCAATGGTCATGGTTTCACTCTCATCATGCACTACTTCAGAAGTATCATTATTAGCAGCTGGGGTGTGTTTCTTTAAAACAGACATGAGCTGATCTCCCTGGCATGAATCTTTGCTAAATTCTTCAAGGGCATCATCTTCAAGATTTGCCTCCTCTGGTGTCGGAGGTTGTTTTTCACTCTTTTGCATCTTCATGTCATGGTCATCATCAATGAAGGCAGAATCCTCATCACTGAATTCCATATTAACACAGTTTAGATCATCCCGTAGACCCAAAGCAAGCTCATCTAGATGTGCCTCCGTTGCTGTGGATGTCTCACGTTCAGTATCACTGCCATCCAGATTTGCCTCTTCCTTTGACTTAATCTCAATTTCTTGCATCATTTCCTCACCTGTAGGAGCTTCTTTCTCTTCCACCAGCTCATTAGTGTCATTACCTTTAATCTCATGGGATGATGCATCAACCACATTTGACTGATCTTTTGCATTAGAAAACTCATTACACTCTTCAATGGTAGTCTCTTCTGACAAAGCATCATTTAGCTCATCAGCCATATTTGCATGATCTTTCAGATCATGCACAGGCTTAAATTCTTCATTTGCATTAGAAGTCTCGTCTGATGAAATATCACTTAGCTCATCAGCATGGTCAAATAGATTGGTGTCATCTAGTAAAGGTTTCGGTTCTTCCATTGCATTTGACATCTCATTATGCTCTTCAACAGTCTCATGTGGCGCAGCATCTCTCAGCTCATCAACCATGTTTGCGTGATCTTTCAGATCTATTAAAGGTTTCAGATTGTCCTTTGCATGAGCAGTCTCTTTATGCTCTACAATACTAGTGTGATCTTGGCTAGGCATTTCGTAAGTTATGATTTCTTCAGTATTTTCATCTTCCATAATCATCAGACATCCATGCCGGCTATCTTCCTTTGAGAGAACTTTACTCTCTTCAGATACAGATACACTCTCTACCTCCAACAAAACAGATGCTCCAGTTTTAAGTTCTAAAGTCTTGCCAACATTTTCATCAACTACAGCTTCTGGGCtcccatctttctttctttctctctttgctTCAAAAACCTCTTTACTGTCTGCACTGTCAGGCATAATCTCCTTTTGCAGTATTACATGCGGCATATGCCCAGTTTCATTCTTTAAACCCAGATCCACACTTTTCCTACCCAAAATCAGACGGTTTGGTTTTGAGAATGCTGATGGTTTTATGGGACAAAGTATTTGATGGAAAACACCAATTTTGGGGGGACCAGAACTAGTCACACTGGTGGATGCtttattatttgaaacatttttgacCTTTGGTTGAAGTATCCGAACACCTATTCTCATATTTGATGCTTGCTCACACAAATAGTTGTAAGCACTGTTCTTTTCCAAGAGCTGTGAATATGAGCAGTCAGTGGTGATGTAATTTTCATCATCAGTGCCATTGTCACTGTCAGGCACTGAACTTGCCACTGGAATATCCACAGCAGATCTATAATTCTGtaacagaaaaatttaaatatgcatataagTCAATATTTAATCTGCTGTAcaagaatataaaaatgtaaacacacagtactgtgcaaaagtcttaggtcTTTAGTATTTTCAAGGTTTTAAACAAAGTCCCTATAAGGCAAGTAATTTCACTcagcggccatctttgaaatggcTCTCGGTTGGCTATTTTACTCAGAAGGCAGGGCTTCTTTCGATAGAGCGGCCATATTGGGCATTGCATTTTCCCCCCATTCAAAACTAAATGAGTGGCATATCTTGGGTATTCTATAATCTTTGTTTTAAGTCAATTATTTTGTGTCTTGtaagtaggaaatatcagttttcaCTTCCTTCCAAACATTCCTTTTTCTATTAACAGACAGTATGCTTCACACAAAAGATATTCTCTCACCATTATCCAGTCCATCTAGGATTAGATAAAGAAACTGatacagactaaatccagaagaactgtggcaatgtctccaagacactttgAGAAACCTCCTcacaaagctacctgaaaaactgtATTAGTGTACCAAGGACAAAAACGCAACGTTTTAAATGAAAAAGGTGGTCACACCGAATGTTGATTAGATTTAGTAAATAGaagttaatgaaataaataaatctatttatgacattattttttaacGTATCCTCATAGctaacagcatttttacacaagcgCCTAAAACTTTTCACAGTTCCGTATTTTAGCAGGAAGGTATGttggagacgttgccacagttcttctggttTAACTTTATctaattttaacttaattttttttataatcccagatggactggatgatggtgagatcagatatCTGTGTAGAGCACTGGCTGTCGTCAGACTCCTTGTGAATTCAAACATCTCAATTACATTTAATGGTTaattgtttggaaatgtaaactcaTATTTCCTACTgatacactacagcaaaagatagaattAACTGGATTAAAACCATCCACgatcccttttttttttggtggaaataCAAATGGCCTAAGACTTTAGCACCGCTCTTTATGCATAAAGATGACAAGAACCTAAAGACTAAAAGCTAAAAATAcctataaccattacaaaagtatcttattaaaaacataagaattattttataataacaaaaagaaaaactacaGATTTTAGAGTTATCAGCCAAGTAATGAGTAAAGAGTAAAAAGTAAAGAGTTAACAAATTACTGATTTCTGTTGTCATAGAACATTTTTTAattctataaaaatatacaatctCATCAagggaaaatttttttttatacattgtttCACCTAAATTCTTTAAAATTTGAATGGTGTAAGATATAATCTATTACCATCAATGCTGTGACTTTCGGACTGGAAGAAAGACCTGTCCCAGAAGGTGAACGCCTTGGTGCCATTTCATGCTTCTGAGATGACATTTCACCAGGCTGTGATGCACTGTCTATGCTTTTGCACCGATTTGACACTGAACGAAGATTCACAGGCTCTTCATTTTTCACAGAAAGATCCAAAACCTCTGATGAAACATGCACAGGCTTAGCTGAGTCTGCTTTCTGGGTCAAATCTACGTTGAGCAATGACACGGCATTCTGTATAGCATTTATGTCCAAATGAACAATTTCAGCCTCCTTCTCCTTTGAAAGCGCGGTACTATTTTCAAGGTGAAATAACCTGGAAGAGGTTTTACTATAGAAAAGCCCAATCCACATGTGAAATATGAGATGGACATCCTCATAGGTATCTTCAATGCTGAAGTTCCATTTCCTGtcagcattacaaaaaaaaaaaagattgagaaaagaaattcaaaaaagaAATTCAGAGCCTTTTTGGAATGTCTATTTATGGGTTATGATAACTCAAAAGATTACCACAAAAACTGTTAAACGATGTTAAACACATTCTCACCACAAAAACTGTTACAGGGGAAACCTCATCTTTGGCATATTTTAAGTATGTAGCATTTTTTGTATCTAGCAAACTCTAGACAtttgttgttctgttattctaCATTGGTGTTGCAAATTCCACTGATTTGTTACCGCCTGGATAAAAACGTTATCTGGCTAAATGAGAGAAATTGTAATTGTACTGTAAAGACTTGTAATAGTCTTGATAAAATCAGTAAGAATATGTTGAAAACTACAAACCAATGAGTAATTGTTTGCATCATGTCAATTTTCCAGCAAATGAAATGTATAGTGTTGTATAATAGCTGTAATATTTCTAGCTTGTTGCAATGTTAAAATTTTTtaagaatgaaaaatgaaataatgcaaaggcaaaattaaaagacaatgcaaaatgtaattaaaaaaaaaataatataaatttttatggaaaataaaacaaattaaaattatgattttttttttaagtagagcGAAGGAAAATATTGGAAAGTCAAGTAAAAAATGGAAATGGTGTGACTACCAGCAAAcctttaattttgggtgaactattcctttattttgTCACTATATTGTCACTCATCAGAAAAATAAGTAACTAAATGccataatgttttgatatttgtcATGTGTGAATAGCTTGTTGGCCACAATTCAacataaaaactatattaaaaattcACTACAATAATCATATTTAAACCTTAATCAAGATTTAGGAGCAACGAGCACTACTTACCCATGAAGTGCTCGTGTGACAGTTTTGTCTTTACTTTCATTGGTGAACTTGCTGTCAAATTTAAAATCATATGGCTCTTTCCAAGTCCTCGTCACTTGAATCATTCCCTCCTTTTCAATTATGCTTCTGTTGCGTAAAATTCGGGGTCTCCGCGGTTTCGTCTTTAGGATCTCCGACATTTGCTTATTTGGAGAAATCAAATGCTTCCATTCTGCTTTGCCCACTTCCTCTTGATAACATGAGGCCACGCTGTCTTTGGGTAGGTTCAGATGAAGCCCAGTTTTCAATGACAGAGGTGATTCTACACTTCCAGATGGAAAAGAAACCTTGGGATATGGACCTAACAAACCTGACAGTGGAGAGGTGGTCTGTGAGTAAGAATGTTCTTTTGATATTTCCAAAATCAGTTCCCCAGTCACTAAAAGACCTTCTGGGAAAGGAGACCGGGGGGGTAATTTAAATCTGTTGGATGGATAACGAAGAAGTGCATGAAGGACTGACTCCGGGGAGCTGCTAGCATTCACTCCATCAATGGCCTCCAGGCCTGCTTTGGCTTCTAAGTTTGTTAACATTTTATCATTACTTGCACCAAGGGCCAAGTCAGCCAATAAACTCAAAGCATCTGGGGGCAGAGATGCACCCGTGCTCATTCTCTCTGCACTGGCTTTGCAATCAGTGCTAATTCTTCTCCTTCCCACCCTATCCCCAATAAGCGAAGACATGACTTGCTGGTCAGTGTGCTTAGCTATTTCAAAAGGTGCTGATGTGTCAAAATTGAGGGACCCTGTAagaaatagacaaaaacaaagacaaagcatAAAATAGCAGTAGTAAAGTGCATAATCGTGCAGACATACAAAAGAATAAGAGGAAGTAGAGTATGACAGTGGCCTTAAGAAGCAGAAGAACATGCACACGAAAGACAGCCAGATGGAGAGGGAAAACGTGGGGCCAATTTTAATACACCAGCATAATCATGCCTTAATATCAAGCCAGTCGAATTTAGTGACTACTACAGAGAATGAAAGGTAATCACAAAGGATTGAGGTTTGAAACTGGTTGCAAATATACACAGAATTCTTTCTGGACACTTTTCCGCTCTTGGTATGTGAACATTTGTTTAATGATGAATAGGGGTGGGCTATACCGGTATGATTTTGCTATACCGTGGACACTGTTATATTCATGAATTcaaattttgcatttatatagttTTGTTCAATTTTGAACGCATTGCAAATTTGAACACAAATGATAATAAAGAGTCAAGGCTGCACGTTTTTATTCTCTGTGTGCAACGCCGTACTACAAAGGCATTAATCAAACAAATACATAGAACATCGTAACAGACCAAACTAATTGAGCGCAAATCTCCTACTCCAGTGGTTCCTAAACTGAGGGATCGTGTAATTGAACGAAAATATTAATCAGACATATTTTTAATTACCTCAACATGACTCGCGGTACCCGCTTGAGCACTCCGATATCAGTTGTAATAGCTGTGGTTGTATCAACAAACCAATAGATGGCACAATTTATGACTCAAGAGTTAGATTGAGTTAAATAAATCGGGACACAAAGgaccatttaaaatattcataagagaagtgaaaaaataatgtgctcaaaaatatcaagcagcacaactgtttccaagatttataataatcagaaatgtttctttagcagcaaagtagcatattagaatgatttctgaacgatcgTGTGAGTAAAtgttctgaaaattcagctttgatcacaggaatacagtagcctatatgttaaaacattcaaacagatACTTTAAACtgacaatatttaaaaattttacagtgtttactgtatttttaataaataaatgtagtcttggtgagcataagagattttccaaaaaaaaaaaaacaacaacaaaaaaaaacgagGTTGTTCTTGAAAAATGTTTTCCCTACAAAAGGGGGGCCTGGCAGAACAAGTTTTGGAAACACTGGCCAACACTTGCATCTATTGCACGTTTGcacttaaaaacaacacaaaacaatggcagtctatgtaaaaaaaagtctATGTCCAATCTCTCACTTTTTCTAGTTATAgaagattaaaatattttgcctgtaattattattattttatatatatatcacaataaaatattgatatCGCCTGAACAGTGTAAAACATCATGATATGAATTTTAgctcatatcgcccacccctaatgaTGGAACGTGTAAACTAATAATTTTCTTACCGTTTTCTTTTGATGCTTTGTGAATAAGACCTCTCCAAGACACAGGTTGCTGGGTTAACTCCACACTTTTCATTGGGGTATGTTGTGCCTCATCATTCATGGGTTGTAATCCTTCGTCTTTCAGCTCATTTTTGGCAATATCACACTTCAGATCCATGATGGCACCCAACTTAACTTTTTTTGACTCTAACTCTGTGTTATCTGGTTCAGCTTTTGCACCGTCACCAGGGGAAGGAGATGTCATACTCTTTCCCCTTCTTAGCACAGTCTTTAATTTGCTTATAGATATTGCACTGTACACATCACGTTTTGCTTTCTTTTTGATTTTGTCAGGAGATGATACTTTTTGGTCCGAATGCGTGGACTGGTCAGAAACTCCGGGAATATTGGAAGTTGCATCTGCTTGAACAGCAATAGGATgatctttgttatttttttggaCATCTACAGCCACGACTGATGTGGCATTCATGAACTTCTCTGGACAGAAATCCTGACTTTTGTCACTTTCTGATGGATTGGTTTTGTTAAGTTTTCTCAATATCCTTAGTGCCGACAAGAGAGCACTTGGCATGTCTTCTGAAGGGCTGTCCGAGTCTTCATTGTCATTGACCAGTGGATCTTTTGAGGGCAATTCTTCTTTACCCGTCGAGGGAGATTCTCCCTTAATTTCCACTACTTCTTTCTCCACAGGAGAAATCATTTCTGCATTTGTGTCAATGCTCATCTCAACAtgcattttttccttttttgtagaCTCTACGTCAACATCTGAACCATGCGGAACAAAAACTCTACCACAGTTTGTGATTATGGTCTTTAAACCATAACGTTCCCTCAAATTAAATCCCTCCATCTTCCTCTTGTGTGAGCTAgacaacatttgttttgtttcattgtgCTGTACATTCACTGTAGTTTCCTCATGGTTCTTTACAGCATCTGATCTCAAAGACCGTTTCAGATTGGCATCTGTATTCCACAATCTTTTACGCCTTGGAAGAGACCGCCAATTTTTTTTCGAAGGacttgtttcattttttatactttGATCATCTATAGTTTTAGTTGTCACACTTAATAAAGGGTCTTGTGCTTGTCTGGCTTCAGTCAGATTTCTCCTGCATCCCTTGCCCCTACGAGTTGGATGGGGTCTTTGATTGATGTCATCAGCATG harbors:
- the tasor2 gene encoding uncharacterized protein tasor2 isoform X3, whose product is MENETTRSTEGDWGLLELVHPGSATFNESILAPLRNNYLYEESKECFTYNAAHLIHNGALQKRYAAFRSEKREKGYSEQELEESYGFLLLDDANRARKIGETGLLVGQAKCTTLGDSLKGVYISKYSDCLDLKRWYDGKTGYIVLLKLSKGRVKEVTDNYTQNFTPPTAGYDCHISDQLCAVSSTTSSFLAYERTQYYMYELRGGSNDIETCPRHACPFAIVAFSYGKMSTMPELEQKSQDKTVFHYQPWIGQFKIESAVYDVGLQSSSGAWFPAKLPKTVQIDRAIGVSELKRTLPREIFETCIVGEVCIDGRCFNLYDIVSSKAKNDLAQIAQELKEKDMALVIPLEDSGFLILLHSSHLFSYEDAKSGKAAALQGMFIFPDSRTVPRDAKSDLQNSKVSTEIMQVIPALNYAEVEMEKCSPNQQGRSQMSLEKHLQDYGTLFHPGLLDVPTREASMFPDQFDVPGGFTLISPKWSLEAGTQLKSYFDEPCGFTIPVGRALELLTAGRQQRGDDHDDDVYYYISSPEDVPQTEAPVEMEVTKQSEAISDASDRTAKTVEKQKYGLGKLGTAVVTVADSVLEYPTSTVSPKLGDVPAENFVIIENHVGKKSQGSSKGDADEVGVDLSKETIQTSNTPLIRSAEEGATALSGGMEDNTHPEKAMPDPDKKVNRRSFSRRRGRKRRTNRKTKEIKKVQKQIASPTSSLPVVLPADSPDDPTKDQIKTETVHADDINQRPHPTRRGKGCRRNLTEARQAQDPLLSVTTKTIDDQSIKNETSPSKKNWRSLPRRKRLWNTDANLKRSLRSDAVKNHEETTVNVQHNETKQMLSSSHKRKMEGFNLRERYGLKTIITNCGRVFVPHGSDVDVESTKKEKMHVEMSIDTNAEMISPVEKEVVEIKGESPSTGKEELPSKDPLVNDNEDSDSPSEDMPSALLSALRILRKLNKTNPSESDKSQDFCPEKFMNATSVVAVDVQKNNKDHPIAVQADATSNIPGVSDQSTHSDQKVSSPDKIKKKAKRDVYSAISISKLKTVLRRGKSMTSPSPGDGAKAEPDNTELESKKVKLGAIMDLKCDIAKNELKDEGLQPMNDEAQHTPMKSVELTQQPVSWRGLIHKASKENGLLGPYPKVSFPSGSVESPLSLKTGLHLNLPKDSVASCYQEEVGKAEWKHLISPNKQMSEILKTKPRRPRILRNRSIIEKEGMIQVTRTWKEPYDFKFDSKFTNESKDKTVTRALHGKWNFSIEDTYEDVHLIFHMWIGLFYSKTSSRLFHLENSTALSKEKEAEIVHLDINAIQNAVSLLNVDLTQKADSAKPVHVSSEVLDLSVKNEEPVNLRSVSNRCKSIDSASQPGEMSSQKHEMAPRRSPSGTGLSSSPKVTALMNYRSAVDIPVASSVPDSDNGTDDENYITTDCSYSQLLEKNSAYNYLCEQASNMRIGVRILQPKVKNVSNNKASTSVTSSGPPKIGVFHQILCPIKPSAFSKPNRLILGRKSVDLGLKNETGHMPHVILQKEIMPDSADSKEVFEAKRERKKDGSPEAVVDENVGKTLELKTGASVLLEVESVSVSEESKVLSKEDSRHGCLMIMEDENTEEIITYEMPSQDHTSIVEHKETAHAKDNLKPLIDLKDHANMVDELRDAAPHETVEEHNEMSNAMEEPKPLLDDTNLFDHADELSDISSDETSNANEEFKPVHDLKDHANMADELNDALSEETTIEECNEFSNAKDQSNVVDASSHEIKGNDTNELVEEKEAPTGEEMMQEIEIKSKEEANLDGSDTERETSTATEAHLDELALGLRDDLNCVNMEFSDEDSAFIDDDHDMKMQKSEKQPPTPEEANLEDDALEEFSKDSCQGDQLMSVLKKHTPAANNDTSEVVHDESETMTIEQSIVVQQEALDICQAVSKPTSNAEPTKIDMSHSENDDERDLGQQDLPEVTGEGDTLVDENETQSQGCCKDQIIETYKECLSPKICASTPNTTTDFIRNEAVARQALTINKPSEAEVNSICSTPTQDEIPCYPEINKGFREVDMNRDLYYPDNTDHSDMLPPKSPVSPHQNVSTMTPLSDFTGHYEKIHSDNQRWKRSKYPGTMDFKDKYALTTEHSPSEDPFALRHRLYPTSQQKDDETRNFIDGASLNDSELYYRDDLHGYYHRSDEDIPWQEYQTEESIDHQSYPCENHSGGDNFPPSCSKYITYEREYSYKHKKRAKKETDDYCWAEENYKSDPLSFKCPIKVTCTADSEMEIDRSSKKKSRKSKFPGDFNQNAEWNDKDCSDSIQKMSSFETYQTKPARSVTVGSFPHVKPSKQQFDWRRYFRREATCSQLLDASDRDDKFDIPLSSIVTILDRKGNRVTFSNSPTMKPSFDGGNLTKGLEDSFNDWQEQRRKANVTRSALDLEYLIFSENIERVLKETKSSASTTSSCRSNPDPATCPMTVQFSNSSEVENSVELCKAQQSLTDFKIKVDMSDRTETREIVRIHKPLQRPFCEKSNDVKFSEISEITEQCAFTYKSMINDVCSGKTLPRPAQTRKRKFDQESVSHCPRFRGRVKKEVFDNLKSTVKQASKIKYRFYILVTSTDTFFEETKNLLEIEGHIAVEPDEFDLNGDDQAPLLIILRNEDIAEHICKVPYLLELKKLPSVLFAGIDRPDDVVNLTHQELFAKGGFIVCDELALDTLTLDDMKKVVGILEELDKLGKWKWFLHYRDSRRLRENARSSLEGSRKQQFIDCCQKAGIVEVLPYHDCDVMSRDRPDYLFCLTRLQIQNASVRFPVFITDTPTESFGTNGILTMNIYTFSRILSNDTCSVS